Proteins encoded by one window of Phosphitispora fastidiosa:
- a CDS encoding ABC transporter substrate-binding protein, which translates to MKKRINSVAGKALTLLLVALLISAGAGCTREKASDETTEVKIAPAKIRVSLQFGLGYAPLQIMKEKKLIEKYLPGIQVEWIQMGTGGLIRESLIAGELDAGFMGIPPYLIAWDKGVDWKIATALASSPQGLQTYRDDIKSLRDFKEHDKIAVPIPGSVQHILLAMAAEKELEDPKALDHNLVSMAHPDGTNALISERGITAHFTSPPYIFEELTSANIKQVIDAEEAFGGEHTFLVGVVTKEFHDKYPAAYAAFVAAVNEAIYYVNQNPREAAKMLAPEFKMSEEKTYEYLTWPGTNFTSTPYGLMGFAEFMKMSGYISKMPTDYSEIAWENVGAAIGNKAGGKSPVEEAQYRKTTK; encoded by the coding sequence GTGAAAAAAAGAATTAATTCTGTGGCAGGTAAGGCCCTGACGTTATTACTGGTAGCACTGCTTATATCAGCAGGCGCCGGGTGCACCCGCGAAAAAGCTAGCGATGAAACAACGGAAGTAAAGATTGCTCCTGCAAAGATTAGGGTGTCACTGCAGTTCGGATTGGGCTATGCGCCGCTGCAGATAATGAAAGAAAAGAAGCTGATTGAAAAATATCTGCCCGGCATACAGGTGGAATGGATACAAATGGGAACAGGGGGTCTAATCAGAGAATCACTTATTGCAGGTGAACTTGATGCCGGTTTTATGGGTATTCCACCCTACCTGATAGCCTGGGATAAGGGAGTAGACTGGAAAATTGCCACAGCTCTGGCCAGTTCGCCACAGGGGCTGCAGACATATAGGGATGATATCAAGTCTCTAAGAGATTTTAAAGAGCATGACAAAATCGCTGTCCCCATCCCGGGCAGTGTGCAGCATATCCTGCTGGCAATGGCTGCCGAAAAGGAACTGGAAGACCCCAAGGCGCTTGACCACAACCTGGTTTCTATGGCTCACCCTGACGGGACGAATGCACTTATCAGTGAAAGGGGCATTACGGCACATTTTACTTCACCACCATATATTTTTGAAGAACTTACTTCAGCTAATATCAAGCAGGTTATCGATGCTGAGGAAGCCTTTGGCGGGGAACATACCTTCCTTGTCGGGGTTGTTACCAAAGAGTTTCATGACAAATATCCTGCTGCCTATGCAGCCTTTGTGGCAGCAGTCAATGAGGCTATCTACTATGTGAATCAAAACCCACGGGAAGCGGCTAAGATGCTGGCCCCTGAATTTAAAATGTCTGAAGAAAAGACATATGAATACCTGACATGGCCGGGAACAAATTTTACTTCTACTCCTTATGGCTTGATGGGATTTGCCGAATTTATGAAAATGTCGGGATATATCTCCAAAATGCCTACAGATTACAGTGAAATTGCATGGGAAAATGTAGGCGCCGCCATTGGCAACAAGGCAGGCGGTAAGTCGCCTGTGGAGGAAGCACAGTACAGGAAGACAACCAAATGA
- a CDS encoding EamA family transporter, whose amino-acid sequence MQMKPHGSSNMPIRSNCWLVLIPLVLMVFGQIMFKIGSAYGDFLNIFVISGYIALLSRSIIWIAVLRRLPLSFAYPVLSLSFVFILLASYFIFQEQLTFCKLTGCVLIILGVSAISVGMQKGAEK is encoded by the coding sequence ATGCAGATGAAGCCGCATGGCAGCAGCAATATGCCAATAAGGTCAAATTGCTGGCTTGTCCTGATTCCACTTGTGCTGATGGTCTTCGGTCAGATAATGTTTAAAATAGGTTCCGCTTATGGTGATTTTCTTAATATTTTTGTAATCAGCGGGTATATCGCTCTGTTGTCCAGGTCAATAATCTGGATAGCTGTTTTGCGGCGTCTACCCTTATCCTTTGCCTATCCTGTTTTGAGTCTGTCATTTGTATTTATCTTGTTGGCCTCATATTTTATTTTTCAGGAGCAGTTAACTTTTTGTAAGTTAACTGGATGCGTACTTATTATACTAGGAGTTTCTGCAATTTCCGTGGGGATGCAAAAAGGAGCAGAAAAATAA
- a CDS encoding ATP-grasp domain-containing protein, translating into MKGKVLVLGGGLLQVPLLKMARDKGYEVHLSDYYKNPPGRVLADNFFRASTFSLEENLKYAEEMGINCVMTLGTDQPVYTAAFVSEKLGLPHPITADQGLSVTNKQYMKKIMTGSGIPSPNFRVLREKGDHSSVGLKYPVVLKPVDSQGQRGVFLLNGREDTDTIDRYFEESMGYSRTGKVILEEYYKGAEITVNCWVKGGRAYPLMITDRLHFDDSVALGICKQQRFPARGAAGYDQEIDRIINKLADTFKIREGPLYVQAVAGSAGIKIIEFGYRIGGGFESEIIPRVTGIDILDLYFTLVAEGRNTFEPELAARKAAMGSIFFMLARPGVITRIIVPEEFAGCGRLFVNSGDVIGTVKNATSRVGCFAFYTDSQLEYNNMLDRFDSQMAILDENNTDILMHGIWE; encoded by the coding sequence TTGAAGGGAAAAGTATTGGTTCTGGGTGGGGGGCTGCTCCAGGTCCCGCTGCTGAAAATGGCCAGAGATAAGGGATATGAGGTACATCTCTCAGATTACTATAAAAATCCTCCCGGGCGGGTTCTGGCAGATAATTTCTTCCGGGCAAGCACTTTTTCTCTTGAAGAAAACCTGAAATATGCGGAGGAAATGGGGATAAATTGTGTCATGACTTTAGGCACAGACCAGCCGGTATATACGGCAGCCTTTGTTTCGGAAAAACTGGGACTGCCTCATCCTATAACCGCAGACCAGGGACTGAGTGTGACCAACAAGCAGTATATGAAGAAAATAATGACCGGTTCAGGTATCCCCAGCCCGAACTTCCGGGTGCTCAGAGAAAAGGGTGATCACAGCAGTGTGGGACTTAAATATCCGGTAGTATTAAAACCGGTTGACAGCCAGGGGCAGCGCGGGGTGTTTCTGCTCAACGGGAGGGAAGACACTGATACCATCGACAGGTATTTTGAGGAATCCATGGGATATAGCCGTACCGGGAAAGTAATCTTAGAAGAGTATTACAAAGGCGCTGAAATAACAGTCAACTGCTGGGTAAAGGGGGGGAGGGCATACCCCCTGATGATTACCGACCGTCTTCATTTCGATGATTCTGTAGCCCTGGGAATATGCAAGCAGCAACGTTTCCCGGCCAGGGGCGCCGCCGGTTATGACCAGGAGATTGACCGGATAATAAATAAACTTGCAGACACATTTAAAATCAGAGAAGGTCCTTTATATGTTCAGGCTGTGGCCGGCAGTGCAGGGATAAAAATTATCGAGTTTGGCTATAGAATTGGCGGGGGATTTGAGTCGGAAATCATCCCCAGGGTAACCGGAATTGATATCCTGGACCTGTATTTCACCCTTGTTGCCGAGGGCAGGAACACCTTTGAACCTGAACTGGCTGCGCGGAAAGCTGCCATGGGCTCAATATTCTTCATGCTGGCCAGGCCCGGAGTGATAACCAGGATAATAGTCCCGGAGGAATTTGCCGGATGTGGCAGGCTGTTTGTGAATTCAGGAGACGTTATCGGCACCGTAAAAAATGCGACCTCAAGGGTTGGCTGTTTTGCTTTTTACACCGACTCGCAATTGGAATATAACAACATGCTGGACAGGTTTGATTCACAGATGGCAATACTTGATGAAAACAATACCGATATCCTTATGCATGGAATATGGGAGTAA
- a CDS encoding glycosyltransferase family 2 protein, producing the protein MGGIMYSVVIPVYNGAETVTALAEGISDLFDRIDSSFEVIFVDDHSEDNSWDIIRGLAAADSRIAAIKLAANYGQHNATICGLYYVVGDFIITMDDDLQHSPEDIPKLIREMDESGADVVIARLVNKKHDWRRRKASDLMRQLNELFAKKPKGLHLSSFRLMKKEIAEKMLRTGMSYIFIPALIFGVTQNVVNTEVEHRKRQYGNSGYSFGKMVGLAARLFINANPVLRRLLVNKRLSYVVEAQAGSLERRKSD; encoded by the coding sequence ATGGGGGGCATCATGTACTCAGTGGTAATTCCTGTTTATAATGGCGCAGAAACAGTTACGGCGCTGGCTGAAGGAATTTCAGATCTCTTTGACCGGATTGACAGCAGTTTCGAAGTGATTTTTGTTGATGACCACAGTGAGGATAATTCCTGGGACATCATCAGGGGACTGGCTGCCGCTGACAGCAGGATTGCAGCTATAAAGCTGGCTGCAAATTATGGGCAGCACAATGCTACTATTTGCGGCCTGTACTATGTGGTGGGCGATTTTATTATTACAATGGATGATGACCTTCAGCATTCTCCGGAGGATATCCCGAAGCTTATCCGGGAGATGGACGAATCCGGGGCTGATGTTGTAATCGCCAGATTAGTCAATAAAAAACATGACTGGCGCCGCAGAAAGGCCAGTGATTTAATGAGGCAGCTAAATGAGCTGTTTGCAAAAAAACCCAAGGGGTTACACCTGTCGTCTTTCAGGCTGATGAAAAAGGAAATTGCTGAAAAAATGCTCCGTACAGGAATGTCTTATATATTTATCCCGGCTCTTATATTCGGGGTTACCCAGAATGTTGTCAATACAGAAGTGGAGCATAGGAAAAGACAGTATGGAAACAGTGGTTACAGCTTTGGCAAAATGGTCGGACTGGCTGCCAGGCTGTTTATAAATGCAAATCCTGTATTACGGAGACTGCTTGTTAATAAGCGGCTTTCATATGTTGTGGAAGCACAGGCTGGAAGCCTGGAACGGAGGAAAAGTGATTGA
- the rffA gene encoding dTDP-4-amino-4,6-dideoxygalactose transaminase — protein sequence MKIPFNVPPVTGKEIDYISRVIVNRSLSGDGEFTEKCRHWFEEKLGCFSALMTTSGTHALEMGAILAGIKQGDEVIMPSFTFVSTANAFVLRGARIVFVDIRPDTMNIDEKLIPGAVTEKTKAIVPVHYAGVACEMEAVMEAAGRYGLTVIEDAAQGVMSGYRGMPLGTIGNLGCFSFHETKNYTCGEGGALVVNDDSFVKRAEIVREKGTNRSEFIRGEVDKYTWTDVGSSYLPSELNTAFLYAQLEMADEIKDDRLKSWKYYYELLKLLAGSGYLELPVIPQGCEHNGSIFYIKLKDKAERSKIIRYLSDNGVRSVFHYIPLHSSIAGARYGCFHGEDRYTTTESERLLRLPLYYGLAADDIEYTAGLLKRYYR from the coding sequence ATGAAGATACCATTTAATGTGCCACCGGTTACAGGAAAAGAAATTGATTATATCTCACGTGTTATCGTAAACAGAAGTCTATCAGGTGATGGTGAATTTACTGAAAAGTGCCGCCACTGGTTTGAGGAAAAACTGGGCTGTTTTAGCGCCCTGATGACCACTTCAGGAACCCATGCTCTTGAAATGGGGGCTATTCTGGCCGGTATCAAACAGGGTGACGAGGTAATTATGCCGTCATTTACTTTTGTTTCCACAGCTAATGCATTTGTCCTCAGAGGAGCCAGAATTGTTTTTGTCGATATTCGTCCTGACACAATGAATATTGATGAAAAACTGATTCCAGGTGCAGTTACAGAAAAAACCAAAGCGATTGTACCGGTCCATTATGCCGGTGTAGCCTGTGAGATGGAGGCAGTTATGGAGGCTGCCGGGAGATATGGCCTAACAGTCATTGAAGATGCTGCCCAGGGGGTAATGAGCGGTTACCGGGGCATGCCTCTGGGTACTATTGGGAATTTGGGGTGCTTCAGTTTTCATGAAACAAAGAACTATACCTGCGGGGAAGGCGGGGCCTTAGTTGTCAATGATGACAGCTTTGTCAAAAGAGCGGAAATAGTAAGGGAAAAAGGCACCAACCGCTCTGAATTTATACGGGGTGAGGTTGATAAATATACCTGGACAGATGTAGGCTCATCTTATCTGCCAAGTGAATTGAATACAGCCTTCTTATATGCACAGCTGGAAATGGCAGATGAAATAAAAGATGACCGGCTGAAAAGCTGGAAGTATTACTATGAACTCCTCAAGCTTCTTGCCGGCAGCGGGTATCTGGAGCTTCCCGTGATCCCGCAAGGCTGTGAACATAATGGCAGTATTTTTTATATTAAGCTTAAAGATAAAGCGGAACGCAGCAAAATTATCAGGTATCTCAGTGATAACGGAGTCAGGAGCGTGTTCCATTATATCCCTCTGCATAGTTCAATTGCAGGGGCCAGGTATGGATGTTTCCACGGTGAAGACAGGTATACAACCACTGAGAGTGAGCGCTTGTTGCGGCTGCCGCTGTATTATGGGCTGGCTGCTGATGATATTGAGTATACAGCAGGGCTGCTGAAGCGGTATTACCGGTGA
- a CDS encoding cytochrome c3 family protein, translating to MADGKKLKMFIIILGVLILAVVSFGALEYTSKTGFCNSCHEMNTAFAGWDTGVHQSLHCYECHTDEGIIAKAKVKANGLREVYIHFTQDVNMDEVETEVPESRCIKCHDMSQQDEYGERVVNFHKQHEQFKFDCLTCHKSAGHTKNYFEGFENEACKQCHLPEKQPG from the coding sequence ATGGCGGACGGAAAGAAGCTGAAGATGTTTATTATTATCTTAGGAGTACTGATCTTGGCTGTAGTTAGCTTTGGAGCTCTTGAATATACATCAAAGACAGGATTCTGTAATAGCTGTCACGAAATGAATACGGCTTTCGCCGGGTGGGATACCGGTGTCCACCAGTCGTTACACTGTTATGAATGCCATACGGATGAAGGAATCATTGCCAAGGCCAAGGTTAAGGCCAACGGGCTCAGGGAAGTATATATCCATTTCACCCAGGATGTTAATATGGATGAGGTTGAGACAGAAGTGCCGGAAAGCAGATGTATTAAATGTCATGATATGTCTCAGCAGGATGAGTATGGTGAAAGGGTGGTCAATTTTCATAAACAGCATGAGCAGTTTAAATTTGACTGCCTCACCTGCCACAAATCAGCGGGGCATACCAAAAATTACTTTGAGGGTTTTGAGAATGAGGCCTGTAAGCAGTGTCACTTACCTGAGAAGCAACCCGGCTAA
- a CDS encoding C-GCAxxG-C-C family protein codes for MLEEKINTDKEGLEKQAKSLTRRKFLLGAGALATGMLATGIVGCGTTAPTDAGAVKTSGTAKGETAAVPWTYKKLDVELVRKRGYENYKKGGCMYAAGNALLETLQETVGGPWNTLPKEMFMYGAGGAYSWGTLCGALNGALLILNLAAENHADLGNELMGWYTEFPFPSNKHEGYCEIKNQITTVANSPLCHVSVSTWANAADARINEKAKKERCAKLSGDTAARTAELLNAAMEQKFVPAFKVSNEYSHCMACHQGEKSLLDNEQGKMNCIDCHDDHTKKD; via the coding sequence ATGTTGGAAGAAAAGATTAACACAGACAAAGAGGGTCTGGAGAAACAGGCCAAGAGCCTTACAAGGAGAAAATTTCTGCTGGGTGCCGGGGCGCTGGCAACAGGTATGCTGGCTACCGGTATAGTGGGATGTGGCACAACTGCGCCAACTGATGCCGGTGCAGTAAAGACTTCCGGTACTGCCAAAGGTGAAACTGCTGCTGTGCCGTGGACTTATAAGAAACTTGATGTGGAATTGGTCAGAAAAAGAGGGTATGAGAACTATAAAAAAGGCGGCTGTATGTATGCTGCCGGAAACGCCCTTTTGGAAACACTGCAGGAGACTGTTGGCGGGCCTTGGAATACTCTGCCTAAAGAGATGTTTATGTATGGGGCCGGCGGCGCTTATAGCTGGGGAACTCTCTGCGGCGCCTTAAATGGCGCCCTGCTGATTCTAAACCTGGCAGCAGAGAACCATGCTGACCTTGGTAATGAGTTGATGGGATGGTACACTGAGTTCCCGTTCCCTTCCAATAAACACGAAGGATACTGTGAAATTAAGAATCAGATTACAACAGTAGCAAATTCCCCGCTTTGCCATGTTTCTGTGAGTACATGGGCAAATGCGGCCGATGCCAGGATTAATGAAAAAGCGAAAAAAGAACGCTGTGCCAAGCTCAGCGGTGACACTGCGGCACGTACTGCCGAACTTCTCAATGCAGCAATGGAGCAAAAGTTTGTTCCCGCATTCAAAGTCTCTAACGAATACTCCCACTGCATGGCCTGCCATCAGGGAGAAAAGAGTCTGCTGGACAACGAACAGGGTAAAATGAACTGCATCGATTGCCACGATGACCATACCAAGAAAGATTAA
- a CDS encoding S-layer homology domain-containing protein, giving the protein MIKKASLLILILAVTTALSSTFLFASWAGQFKDLASSHWAYEEINKLKQLGYINGYPDGTFKPENNITRAEFAAIMSRMAGDLYPEGNMYDNSRILADMNKGHWAYGAAKDMLSHMSGQDAQNIFSAGFLPEKKITREEVVAIIHAIIKQHTDFSGIKITDSGFSDISSARFTQSINLCVQQGIINGYPDGTFKPARNITRAEITAILIRVAEG; this is encoded by the coding sequence ATGATTAAGAAGGCCTCCCTGCTTATATTAATCCTTGCTGTGACAACCGCCCTAAGCTCTACCTTCCTCTTTGCCTCATGGGCGGGGCAGTTCAAAGACCTGGCGTCTTCACACTGGGCTTATGAAGAAATAAACAAATTAAAACAATTAGGATATATTAATGGTTATCCTGACGGAACCTTTAAGCCCGAAAACAACATCACCAGAGCAGAATTCGCTGCCATTATGAGCAGGATGGCAGGAGACCTTTACCCTGAAGGAAATATGTATGACAACTCCAGGATACTCGCTGATATGAATAAGGGGCACTGGGCATACGGGGCGGCAAAGGATATGCTAAGCCATATGAGTGGTCAGGATGCACAGAATATATTTAGTGCAGGTTTCTTACCGGAAAAGAAAATTACCAGAGAAGAGGTTGTGGCTATTATTCATGCCATCATCAAACAGCATACCGATTTTTCCGGCATAAAAATCACGGATTCGGGGTTCTCCGATATCAGCAGCGCCAGGTTTACCCAAAGCATAAATCTTTGTGTTCAGCAGGGTATTATCAACGGTTATCCCGACGGGACTTTTAAACCAGCCAGGAATATTACCAGGGCTGAGATAACAGCCATTCTCATCAGGGTAGCAGAGGGTTAG
- a CDS encoding S-layer homology domain-containing protein: MKRALALLLVIVFVTTFLFPAYSFAQYDRDLEKAIETAKTVFEISDEYDNFSYNMHKQGERTIFELMWNDESNRLGSKNVSIDTLGKITGYYSYSPAPVDYRPKLPAINKEDARTKAEDFIKKINAIPFENLQYQQEDQRLNVNESSYYFRYNRIEKGVPYYMNNVHVSVNNVTGKVESYNCSWNYELDFPDVTGIITLEEAQKIYVQELGLKLQYKIKWEPDKYNPYLVYTNVYYNHSIDAATGEVFVADPYYGIYNEGGAGERKMADSGMHSYGGGNEGVSLTPKEREAIENAAGIMNEDKAEETARKALNIGNDLKVTNINLYKNWINNQDYLWNIYFTKEQSAKDSVTRDSYFVPGENYSVSIDAKTGELVNFYKSEYSEVSKQPRYNEAQSLKIATDYIKALQPQRYIETEYVTWNQPVRPLTIEGEKPRQYYFTFERKTNGAYFPDNGFNVAVDTVTGSVISYSFNWYKGELPKTDGILTLADANTSLLEKVGLQLQYTPYRKEDAAAKIMPPPYEGLEDNVKLVYALKTGVPANIDPYSGVILDYNAEPYSLNNVNQYTDISGHYAENKIMELATFGISLPGEKFEPDNKITQREFLYLLEKTINSYYPNKTDKEKDNELYANLISRGVVREGEQAPDSFMTRQDAVKFIIRSLNYSRVAEIDKGIFTLPFKDAAKIDRKLFGYVAVAYGLNIVQGNNGYFNPTGQLTRGQAAVTIHNFLNAR, encoded by the coding sequence ATGAAGAGGGCTCTTGCGTTGTTACTGGTGATCGTTTTTGTCACCACCTTCCTTTTCCCGGCTTATAGTTTTGCCCAGTATGACCGGGATCTGGAAAAAGCCATCGAAACTGCTAAAACCGTTTTTGAAATCTCTGATGAATATGACAATTTCAGCTACAACATGCATAAACAGGGTGAAAGGACTATTTTTGAACTGATGTGGAATGACGAAAGTAATCGGCTGGGCAGTAAAAATGTGTCAATTGATACCTTGGGCAAGATTACCGGATATTATTCCTATAGTCCTGCTCCGGTAGATTACAGACCGAAGCTTCCGGCAATAAATAAGGAAGACGCCCGAACAAAAGCGGAAGACTTCATTAAGAAAATTAATGCAATACCATTTGAAAACCTCCAGTATCAACAAGAAGACCAGCGTTTGAATGTAAATGAATCGTCATATTATTTCAGGTACAACAGGATCGAAAAGGGAGTTCCCTATTACATGAACAATGTCCATGTATCGGTGAACAATGTAACCGGTAAAGTGGAAAGCTACAATTGTTCATGGAATTATGAACTTGATTTCCCGGATGTCACTGGTATTATAACTCTTGAAGAGGCACAAAAGATTTATGTTCAGGAACTGGGGCTCAAATTGCAGTACAAAATCAAATGGGAACCTGATAAGTACAATCCTTATCTGGTTTATACCAATGTATATTATAATCATTCGATTGATGCCGCTACAGGCGAAGTATTTGTTGCCGACCCCTATTACGGAATTTATAATGAAGGCGGCGCCGGTGAAAGGAAAATGGCAGATTCCGGCATGCACAGCTATGGCGGAGGAAATGAGGGAGTTTCCCTGACACCCAAAGAACGTGAAGCGATTGAGAATGCTGCCGGCATTATGAATGAAGACAAAGCAGAGGAGACCGCAAGGAAAGCGCTCAATATTGGAAATGACCTTAAGGTAACTAATATAAACCTGTATAAAAACTGGATAAATAACCAGGATTACTTATGGAATATTTACTTTACCAAGGAGCAGTCCGCCAAGGACAGTGTGACCAGGGACAGTTATTTCGTACCCGGTGAAAATTACAGTGTGAGTATTGATGCCAAAACGGGGGAACTGGTTAACTTCTATAAATCCGAGTATTCGGAAGTGAGTAAGCAGCCCAGGTATAATGAAGCACAGTCATTAAAGATTGCCACTGATTATATTAAAGCCCTGCAGCCGCAAAGGTATATTGAAACCGAGTATGTTACCTGGAATCAGCCGGTCAGACCACTGACAATAGAGGGTGAAAAACCAAGGCAGTACTATTTTACCTTTGAACGCAAGACCAATGGCGCATACTTCCCTGATAACGGTTTTAATGTTGCTGTTGATACGGTGACGGGAAGTGTCATCAGCTACTCATTTAACTGGTACAAGGGAGAGCTTCCCAAAACTGACGGAATACTCACCCTTGCTGATGCCAATACCTCCCTGCTGGAAAAGGTGGGACTGCAGCTGCAGTATACGCCGTACCGGAAAGAGGATGCCGCAGCTAAAATAATGCCTCCTCCTTATGAAGGACTTGAAGACAATGTAAAACTTGTTTATGCCCTAAAAACTGGCGTTCCGGCAAATATTGACCCTTACAGCGGGGTAATTCTTGACTACAATGCTGAACCTTATAGTTTAAATAATGTAAACCAATATACAGATATCAGCGGACACTATGCAGAAAATAAGATTATGGAACTGGCTACCTTTGGCATATCGCTGCCAGGGGAAAAATTTGAGCCTGATAATAAGATAACACAGAGGGAGTTCCTCTATTTACTGGAGAAAACTATCAATTCATATTACCCGAACAAAACGGATAAGGAAAAAGACAATGAACTCTACGCTAATCTTATCAGCAGGGGCGTAGTCCGTGAAGGTGAGCAGGCTCCTGATTCGTTTATGACAAGACAGGATGCGGTTAAGTTTATTATCAGGTCCCTAAACTACTCAAGGGTTGCCGAAATTGACAAAGGAATTTTTACTCTGCCCTTTAAAGATGCTGCCAAGATCGACAGAAAACTGTTCGGTTATGTGGCCGTAGCTTATGGTCTGAACATTGTCCAGGGAAACAACGGGTACTTCAACCCAACGGGACAGCTTACCAGAGGGCAGGCGGCAGTGACTATACATAATTTCCTTAATGCAAGATAA
- a CDS encoding chemotaxis protein CheX, protein MKAEFINPFIIATKQVLSQELGKPIGIQIGSLTMQKSSYTALDMTVLIGVTGAVQGIVMFGLSERAVKNFVSGVLGEPVPVIDAMVESAIAEMGNVVTGIASTELEKAGYPCTLAPPTVITGRGVMISTINIQRLQVPLKTDVGDMEISVALRENKK, encoded by the coding sequence TTGAAGGCAGAATTTATTAACCCCTTTATCATAGCAACAAAACAGGTTTTAAGCCAGGAACTGGGGAAACCGATAGGCATCCAGATAGGCAGTCTGACCATGCAAAAGTCCTCTTATACCGCCCTGGATATGACCGTGCTCATTGGTGTAACCGGAGCTGTCCAGGGGATTGTAATGTTCGGCCTTTCGGAAAGGGCTGTGAAAAACTTTGTTTCCGGGGTGCTGGGTGAGCCTGTCCCGGTAATTGACGCTATGGTAGAATCAGCAATTGCAGAAATGGGAAATGTGGTTACCGGTATTGCCAGTACAGAACTTGAAAAGGCCGGGTATCCCTGTACTTTGGCCCCACCTACCGTAATTACCGGCCGGGGGGTAATGATTTCGACAATAAATATACAGCGTCTGCAGGTTCCGCTGAAGACAGATGTTGGAGACATGGAAATTAGTGTGGCTTTGCGCGAGAACAAAAAATAG
- a CDS encoding response regulator, with protein sequence MATVLVVDDAAFMRMRVAKLLKENGYNVEEAENGQVAVEKYAQIKPDMVLMDITMPVMDGLAALAEITRYDPGAKIVMCSALGQQNTVMAAIKAGAKDFIVKPYQPDKIISSIKRFVG encoded by the coding sequence ATGGCGACGGTTCTTGTTGTTGATGACGCCGCATTTATGAGAATGCGAGTAGCTAAACTGCTAAAAGAAAACGGTTACAATGTTGAAGAAGCAGAAAATGGTCAGGTAGCTGTGGAAAAATATGCTCAGATTAAGCCTGACATGGTATTAATGGACATTACCATGCCCGTTATGGATGGGCTGGCTGCTTTAGCAGAAATCACCAGGTATGATCCCGGGGCAAAGATTGTAATGTGCAGTGCACTGGGGCAGCAGAATACCGTTATGGCTGCTATTAAGGCAGGAGCTAAGGATTTTATTGTTAAACCCTATCAGCCTGATAAAATAATATCATCTATTAAACGTTTTGTAGGCTAA